DNA sequence from the Marinilongibacter aquaticus genome:
TTTATTGAAGAAATTATCGAGGCCGACTTGGCTTCGGGAAAACATAAAAGTATTCTAACTCGCTTTCCGCCCGAGCCGAATGGCTATTTGCATATAGGCCACGCCAAAAGCATCTGCCTGAATTTCGGTATGGCCGAAAAGTACGGCGGAGAGACCAATCTGCGTTTTGATGACACCAACCCGGTGAACGAGGATACCGAATACGTAGATTCGATAAAGGCCGATGTACACTGGCTGGGCTACAATTGGAAGGAAGAGCTTTATGCTTCCGACTATTTCGAAACGCTGTACGACTATGCCGAAAAGTTGATCCAAAAAGGCTTGGCCTATGTCGATGACAGCAAATCGGAAGAAATAGCCGAACTGAAAGGCACGCCCACCGAACCCGGCAAAAACAGTCCGTATCGCGACAGAACGCCCGAAGAAAACTTGCAGCTTTTCCGCGAAATGCGAGCAGGGCAACACCCTGAAGGTTCGAAGGTTTTGCGTGCAAAAATCGACATGAGTTCGCCGAATATGCTCATGCGTGACCCCGTGATTTATCGCATCAAATTTGCTCATCATCACCGTACCGGCGATAAATGGTGCATTTATCCGCTTTATGATTTCGCCCACGGACAATCCGACTCCATCGAGCACATTACGCATTCGGTGTGTACTTTGGAATTTGTACCGCACCGCGAAGTCTACGATTGGCTAATTGACAAATTGGAGATTTTCCCCTCGAAACAATACGAATTTGCCCGCCTCAATCTTACCTATACGGTGATGAGTAAACGCAAACTCAAACTTTTGGTCGAAAAGGGCTTTGTAAATGGTTGGGATGACCCGCGAATGCCCACGATTTCAGGCCTGCGGAGACGCGGCTACACCCCGAAATCCATCCGCGATTTCTGTGACAGAATCGGTGTAGCCAAACGCGACAACCTTATTGATGTGAGCTTGCTCGAGTTTTTCATCCGCGACCATTTGAACAAAATAGCCAACCGCGTGATGGTAGTGAACGATCCACTGAAAGTGACGATCACGAATATCCCTGAAGGCGAAGTGGAAGACTGTATCGTGGAAAATAATCCCGAAGATCCAGAAAGCGGATCACGTATCGTGCCGTTTTCGCGTGAGATTTTCATCGAAAAAGATGATTTCTTGGAAGACGCCCCGAAAAAATACTTCCGCCTAAAACCGGGTGGAGTTGTGCGTTTGAAAGGAGCCTACATTATCGAATGCGACGAAGTAGTAAAAGACGAGCAGGGAGAAATAATCGAGTTGAAATGCCACTTTATCGAAAACAGCAAAAGTGGGCAAGATACATCTGGTGTTAGAACCAAAGGCGTGATTCATTGGGTGAGCCAACAACATTATGTGCCCGTTGAACTGCGAGTATACGATCGCCTTTTCAGAGAGCCGGATGTCAATGCCTACGAAGGCGATTTCTTGGATCTATTGAATGACGATTCTTTGCAAATTATCAATGCATATGCCGAGCCAAGCCTTCGTGAAGCTACATTGGACGACAAATTCCAATTTAT
Encoded proteins:
- a CDS encoding glutamine--tRNA ligase/YqeY domain fusion protein — its product is MSVKESKEKEKSLHFIEEIIEADLASGKHKSILTRFPPEPNGYLHIGHAKSICLNFGMAEKYGGETNLRFDDTNPVNEDTEYVDSIKADVHWLGYNWKEELYASDYFETLYDYAEKLIQKGLAYVDDSKSEEIAELKGTPTEPGKNSPYRDRTPEENLQLFREMRAGQHPEGSKVLRAKIDMSSPNMLMRDPVIYRIKFAHHHRTGDKWCIYPLYDFAHGQSDSIEHITHSVCTLEFVPHREVYDWLIDKLEIFPSKQYEFARLNLTYTVMSKRKLKLLVEKGFVNGWDDPRMPTISGLRRRGYTPKSIRDFCDRIGVAKRDNLIDVSLLEFFIRDHLNKIANRVMVVNDPLKVTITNIPEGEVEDCIVENNPEDPESGSRIVPFSREIFIEKDDFLEDAPKKYFRLKPGGVVRLKGAYIIECDEVVKDEQGEIIELKCHFIENSKSGQDTSGVRTKGVIHWVSQQHYVPVELRVYDRLFREPDVNAYEGDFLDLLNDDSLQIINAYAEPSLREATLDDKFQFMRQGYYVLDKESQPEKLIFNKTVGLRDSWKK